The Bombus vancouverensis nearcticus chromosome 7, iyBomVanc1_principal, whole genome shotgun sequence region CACTTAAAGTCAACGTGTATGCGTTGCAATTCCGTGTTAAATATACATGAAGAAGAGCTGCATTTCAATAGAATAGACGTCGTTCTGTCTTGACGATATAGTCGTGTTGCTCATAGAGCGGGAACCATTAAATATTGCACAATGGCAGATTTCGATGCAATttatgaagaagaagaagaaaatgaacaaaatttGGAGGAACAGTACGTGAAAATGGTGCCAGATCCTATAGTTATTCGCGGAGCTGGCAATATGACTGTGTAAGCAAATTTCTGTTatcctttatattttttacatgcATAAGCTCAGTATTTCATTTCAAGAACAAAGAAATCAAAGCTGTGAACTATTTTTGTACTGAGTGTGATTTTATCTGTATTTACGACAATCCTacttttgtattaaaaataatacaattaaaaatatataatgtaagACATGATTGCAGGacataaaattcaataaaatttgttttttatgattttcctgtaatcttatttttataacaaagaGCTCAAGCGGAATAATTTTTTGTGTCGTATAACTTGTGTAAATTACTTATAAGTGAATTAATAtactaaaattataaatatttattttagatttgGACTTAGTAATCGTTTTGATTCAGAATTTCCAAATGGCTTGGTATCTCGTATTGCTCCAGAAGAATTTAAAGCAACTATTATGAGAATAAACAGTGTATTGAAAAAAACATTACCGGTTAATGTTAAGTGGTTATTTTGTGGTTGCGTTTGTTGTTGTTGTACATTAGGATGTTCTCTTTGGCCTGTTATTTGTTTGAGTAAAAGggtaaatatttaatctttgtaaaaaatatacttGTTTTGTGTAAGTTTCTATCTATGatgaaattttgtaataaaacaTATGAGGGCGCTTGTAGAAAAAAGGCCTTATAATCGATTTTTATGGGACTGTTTTATGGGATATGTTTTAATTGCTTTGTTTATGTCTATAAACAATTGGAAGTTGGACTCAGATCACCttcaaaaagataaaaaatgttCAGAAGtgaagaaaaatagagaaaaactTGAAGTGTTGTTGCtaaaaaagagaaatttataTAGATCGCTTAAAGATGGCATCATGGATAAATTACTATCATAAGGGCAATGTTGGCTAACTTACACTAGCTAAAGATTTATCTAGTCTAAACTAATATACCTATATGAACCATTGCAATGAACATTTGAGTGAAAAGCCCCCCTCCCACACACACaccttaataaaaatttatattaaaaatgcaatatgtatttataagaactattacattttttctcaatttttcttttttggatGGTTTTATTTTTTTTGGAAATGATCTGGACTCAAATTCTCAgtctttttaaattaattaaattaaagcaAATCCTATTAAAGTAGATGCTGAGACCCCTTTTCTGTAAATTAAccaatatatgaaatataaaatgagatatgtaatatatatat contains the following coding sequences:
- the LOC117153815 gene encoding cysteine-rich hydrophobic domain-containing protein 2, with amino-acid sequence MADFDAIYEEEEENEQNLEEQYVKMVPDPIVIRGAGNMTVFGLSNRFDSEFPNGLVSRIAPEEFKATIMRINSVLKKTLPVNVKWLFCGCVCCCCTLGCSLWPVICLSKRTQHSLNKLLEWENSRLYHTLGLHWRLAKQRCDTSSMMEYVLLIEFIPKIPIYKPD